In Ctenopharyngodon idella isolate HZGC_01 chromosome 2, HZGC01, whole genome shotgun sequence, the following are encoded in one genomic region:
- the mfsd8l2 gene encoding uncharacterized protein mfsd8l2, producing MCGMWLLMQFAVMILYWDIPPLDSFPEHHMPLREVRGEEDEPLMSLEDEDRATAVDSNGPFHPEQTETQLSPEIPPSPPDSPPPDTSDPFENFSASREFLREEVVVLLTAQFITLFNQTALETMVTPLTQKYFGFGELGNSVMYSLCGVEVIAGFFLVRWLSHVLEDRVVLAVGLLICSGACVWCLIFLANPQGGFVFELIEFIIGVFLQLLGLPFVAVSQVSLFSKVTAEKTQGFSQGVRRSVGGLATILGPLWAGGLIGNLYVMLGMMMLLLTLIMIMMVLSYEKLVEPPRVEHAQDSENGG from the exons ATGTGTGGGATGTGGCTGCTTATGCAGTTTGCAGTGATGATCCTTTACTGGGACATCCCACCACTGGACTCCTTCCCTGAGCACCACATGCCCCTCAGAGAGGTCAGAGGTGAAGAAGATGAGCCCCTCATGAGTTTGGAAGATGAAGACAGAGCCACAGCAGTGGACTCGAATGGCCCATTCCATCCAGAACAGACTGAGACCCAGCTCTCACCCGAAATCCCACCTTCTCCTCCTGATTCCCCACCTCCAGATACCTCTGACCCCTTTGAAAACTTCAGTGCCAGTCGAG agTTTCTGAGGGAGGAGGTAGTGGTTCTCCTCACTGCTCAGTTCATCACTCTCTTCAATCAGACAGCACTCGAG ACCATGGTGACCCCTCTGACGCAGAAGTACTTTGGCTTTGGTGAGCTGGGGAACAGTGTGATGTACAGCCTGTGTGGGGTGGAGGTAATTGCAGGTTTCTTCCTGGTGCGCTGGCTGAGCCATGTGCTGGAGGACCGGGTGGTGCTGGCAGTGGGGCTGCTCATCTGCAGCGGGGCTTGTGTCTGGTGCCTCATCTTCCTGGCCAATCCAcagg GTGGTTTTGTGTTCGAGTTGATTGAGTTTATCATCGGAGTGTTCCTGCAGTTACTGGGACTTCCTTTCGTTGCCGTGTCTCAGGTGTCCCTCTTTTCTAAGGTTACAGCTGAGAAAACACAAG gcTTTAGTCAGGGTGTGCGACGTTCAGTCGGGGGTCTGGCCACCATTCTTGGTCCCCTGTGGGCAGGGGGTCTAATAGGAAATCTATATGTGATGTTGGGTATGATGATGCTTCTACTGACCCTCATCATG ATCATGATGGTGTTGTCCTATGAGAAGCTAGTGGAGCCACCCAGGGTGGAGCATGCACAGGACTCAGAGAATGGAGGATAG